From a region of the Armatimonadota bacterium genome:
- the rpsO gene encoding 30S ribosomal protein S15, with translation MVLQKEEKTAIIDQFRIHESDTGSAEVQIALLSARINQLTEHLKQHKKDHHSRRGLLMMVGQRRRLLNYLSKKDIERYRSIVARLGLRR, from the coding sequence ATGGTTTTGCAAAAGGAAGAAAAGACAGCCATCATAGACCAATTCCGCATCCATGAAAGTGACACTGGGTCTGCAGAGGTCCAAATTGCCTTACTTTCGGCACGCATCAATCAATTAACCGAACATCTTAAGCAGCACAAAAAAGATCATCATTCGCGGCGCGGATTGCTTATGATGGTTGGACAGCGGCGCAGGTTACTGAATTACCTCAGCAAGAAAGACATCGAGAGGTACCGCTCAATCGTGGCACGTCTCGGCTTGAGGAGATAG